The sequence CTCTCCTCTCTGACCAGGGAGGAACTGGCTCAGGTGGTGATCGAGGTGTCCGAACAGCAGCTGAAGAGAGAGCGGGAGTTGGTGGAGAGCTTTATCCAGATCCTCAACTCCCTCTCCATCAAGTTTGGCTTCGATAATGTCGGAGCCACGGGGATCAGTCTGGATTATGTGACTGCCCTGAAGCCTGCCTACTTGAAGGTGGCGCCGGGGCTGTGCCGGGGAGCGGATGAAGACAGCCTGATGCTGGTGACGGGGATCTGTAATACGGTACACAATCTGGAGGTGCCGGTGTATGCCACAGTGGTGGAGAACCAGCCTCAGCTGGAGAAACTGCAACAGACTGGCATTGACGGATTCCAGGGCTACATTAATAACCAGTAGTTTTTCAGATAGCTATCCTGGATCAGATGAGGATCTCATCCTTGTCAGAGTCGGCGATCAGCGTGGAGCTGGTGCTCAGGGTAGAGAGGGCTTTTCGCATGGAGCGACGTTCAAGCAGCTTTTGCTGAGCGGCCGGGGGCAGCTCGGTAAACTGGATAAGGTCCTTGTCGGTCAGCAGGTCGATAAGATCCTCCAGCACACGAATAAAGGCCATGTCGCTCTGTGACAGAGCGGAGTACTCTTTTCCCTCTTCGTGGTTGCGCTGAAGAAACGCGTAAACATCAGGGTGATCAGAGGCTAGCTGCTCCTGCTCTGCAAACAGGGCGGTTTCGGAGAGAGACTGAATATCACCTTGCGGATTGCGCGTCACATAAAACATGGACTGTCCTGTTTTAAAAAGTGTTAGCATCAACAAAAAGTATATGTAAATTTCGGCAAAAACAAGCGGCTAAAATCCTTATATGCCAGACCAAATCTTGAATGAACCTGAGCAACAATGGCACTTCTCCGCTCAGGAAGACACCTTCTTCGATCCTCTGCTCGATGCACTGCTGATTGCCTGCAAGATGTATGGGGTCCCCAGTTCTGCAGATGAACTGAGGGCGGGACTGCCCCTGGAAGACAATCGGCTGACCCCGGACCTGCTTCCCCGGGCCGCCAAACGGGGCGGATTGTCCGCCAGATTGCTGCGCCGCCGCGTCGAGCAGATTGACAACCTGCTGCTGCCGGCCATTGTATTCCTGCAGGACGGCAAGGTGGCGGTCCTGACCGAGCTCAGCGCTGAGTCTGCCCTGATGGTGCGCCCGGAGGCGGGAGAGGGGGAGGTTCGCCTCTCCAGGGAGGAGTTTGAGCAGGAGTACCTGGGGTACGTCTTCTACCTGAAGAAGCAGTTCCGTTACGACAGGCGGGCTCCCAGTTCCCTCAAGGTAAACCGACGCCACTGGTTCTGGGGCACGCTGCAGCAGTCCTGGAAGATCTATCGCGATGTGTTCCTGGCGTCCCTGCTGATCAGTGTGTTTGCCATCGCCAGTCCGCTGTTTGTGATGAATGTGTACGACCGGGTGGTGCCCAACAATGCGGTAGACACCCTCTGGGTGCTGGCCATCGGCATCAGTATCGTCTTCCTGTTCGATTTTCTGCTGAAACAGCTTAGGGCCTACTTCATCGACCTGGCGGGGAAGAAATCTGATGTGCTGTTGTCCTCTCAGATCTTTGAGAAGGTGATGTCCATCAAGATGTCCGCCCGCCCCTCCTCTGTGGGGGCCTTCGCCAAACATATGCAGGAGTTCGACTCCGTCCGGGACTTCATCACCTCGGCGACGGTGACCGCCCTGTTGGATCTCCCCTTCGGCTTGCTGTTTATCTTTATTATCATCGCCTTGGGTGGCTGGGTGTCGGTGATCCCCCTGACCGCCATGGTGATCGTCATCGGTTTCAGCATCTGGGTGCAGCGTCCCCTGAGGGAGAGCGTGGAGGAGTCCAGCCGGATGGCCAGCGTCAAGAACGCTACCCTGGTGGAATCCCTTACCGGCCTGGAAAGCATCAAGCTGGCCGGCGCCGAGGGTCAGTTGCAAAAGCGCTGGGAGCAGGCCGTGGGCCACATCGCCGAGTGGAATGTGAAGACCCGTCGTCTGGCCTCGTCCGCCAGCTCCGTGGCCAGTTTCTGCATCCAGATGACCACAGTGGGGATCATCATCCTGGGGGTCTACCTGATTCAGCAGGGGGATCTCTCCATGGGCGGGCTGATCGCCTGCGTAATGCTCTCCTCCCGGGCCCTGGCGCCCATGGCGCAGATCGCGTCTTTGGCCACCCGTTACAATCAGGCCAAATCCGCCTTGAAACTGCTGGGTGACATCATGGAGCTGCCGGTGGAACGCCCGGAAGAGAAGCGTTTCCTTCATAAGGAGCAACTTGAGGGGCACATCCGCTTCAATCAGGTGAACTTCGCGTATCCCGAGCAGCGCACCCTGGCCCTCAATGGCGTCAGTTTCCGCATCAAGCCCAAGGAACGGGTGGGGATCATTGGCCGTATCGGTTCTGGCAAGTCCACCCTGGGCCGCCTGATGACCGCCTTTTATGAGCCAACCGAAGGAGAGGTGTTGCTGGATGACGTGGACATTCGCCAGCTCTCGCCGACCCATGTGCGTCATCTCATCGGCATCGTCCCCCAGGACATTACCCTGTTCTACGGCACCCTGAGAGACAACCTGAAGCTGGGAGTACCCTGGATTGACGACGATGCCGTGGTGCACGCGGCGGAGATGGCCGGGGTGATGGAGTTTGTCCGTCAGCACCCCGATGGTCTGGATATGCCCATTGCCGAACGGGGCAGCAACCTCTCCGGCGGTCAGCGCCAGAGTGTGGCCCTGGCCCGAGCCCTGTTGCTGGAACCCAGGATTCTGATGCTGGACGAACCCACCTCCTCCATGGATAACACCTCGGAGGCCAGGTTCCTGAATAAGATGAAGGAGAGCCTCAAGGATCGCACCCTGGTGCTGATCACCCACAAGGCTTCCATGTTGGAACTGGTGGACAGATTGATCATTCTGGACAAAGGCAAGATTGTGGCCGACGGTCCCAAAGAGGTGGTTCAGGAAGCGCTTCGCTCCGGCCGTCTCCACGTTGACCGGTAAGAGTGGCAGGAGCAGCTATGGAACATCAAGACACGCACTCTTCAGAGTCACAACAGCAGCCCAGTCATCAGGCTGCCACTGAGCCAGCCAGCCCGGCCCGGGGCAATAATGTCCCGGAATCGGACCTGCAATTCACCTCCGACAGAATGGCGGTGGTGCTCGAATCCTCGCCCAAGGGGGCGCGTTTGCTGCTGTGGGGCATCGCCCTGTTTGTGGTGGTCGCCCTGGTGTGGGCCAATTTTGCCGAGCTCGATGAAGTGGCGGTGGGCATGGGTAAGGTGATCCCTTCCAAGCAACTTCAGGTGGTACAGAACCTGGAAGGGGGCATTGTCGAGTCGATTCTGGTGAAGGAGGGGGATCAGGTGGAAGCCGGTCAGCCCCTGCTTCGCTTGGACGACACCCAGTTCAAGGCGACCTTCAGGGAGAATGAGCAGGCCTATGATAACTTGCGGGTAATCGTCGCCCGTTTGAAGGATGAGGCCTCCATTCTCAGGCTGATGCACGAGTCCGATCAGTTCCGCGCCCCCAACCTGCAGGTCAGTTCCGTGTACCTCAATGGCTTGCCCAAGGAGCTGAATCTGCTGGTGGCCCGCGAGCGGGAGGTGCTGGAGGGCAAGATCAACAATCTGGAAGCTGGACTGGATGTGTTCTCTGGTCAGATTGGCCAGAAGCGGGATGAGTTGATTGCCCTTAAGAACAAGGGTGCCAGCCTGAAGATCTCCTATGAACTGGCGGAAGAGGAGATCGAGCTTAAGCGGCCACTGGTGATTGAAGGGGTGGTGTCCCAGATTGAGTTTCTTCAGGACCAGCGCAGCCTGAACGATCTCAACGGCGAGCGGGAAGCGATTCGACTGTCTATCCCCATGGTGGAGAAGGAGACCGCCGAGCTGATTCAGAAGCAGTATGAGATGGTGGCCAAGGCCCGCTCCGACGCCCTGAGTGAGCTGAGCACCAGTGAGTCGGAGCTGAATCAGATGGAGGAGAGCCGGGTTGGATTTGAGGACAAGCTCAACCGCACCCTGGTGGTCTCGCCCATGCACGGCATCATTCAGACCATCAACGTCAGTACCCTGGGCGGGGTGGTTCAGCCGGGGATGAATCTGGTGGAGATCGTGCCGCTTGAGGGCAACCTGCTGGTGGAAGCGCGCATCAAGCCGGAAGATATCGCCTTCATCCGTACCGGTCTGGATGCAGTGGTCAAACTCACCGCCTATGACTTTGCCATCTATGGCGGCCTGCACGGCAAGGTAGTGCACGTCAGCCCGGATACGGTCATCGATGAAGAGGGCCGCAGCTTCTATCTGGTGCGGGTGGAAACCGATAGGGCCTACCTGGGCCCGGAAGCCAATCCTCTACCCATCATCACCGGGATGATGACCTCGGTGGACATCCTTACCGGTAAAAAGTCGGTGCTCGATTATCTGCTGAAGCCCATCAACCGGGCCCGGGCCAACGCGCTGCGGGAACGCTAAAGGACAACAAAGGAGGGCAGGGCCCTCCTTTTTCTTTGGCTTATTGGTGGACACCAGAAAGCTGCACTCTGAATCAGGTATAGCTACTAGCGGTAATTTAGCAGGGTTCCAGAGTGTTACTGCGCTAATTGCAATGACAAGTTTTATGCCGTCGCCAAGGCCTGACGGGATTGATATAATGCCGGCCTTTGTTTGTTCATCCATGGGTTGTTATGTCTACGCACCAGCAGGAAGTGGCCAAGAGGCGCACCTTCGCAATCATCTCTCACCCCGATGCGGGTAAGACCACCATCACCGAAAAAGTGATGCTGTACGGAAACCTGATCCAGAAGGCGGGTACCGTAAAGGGGCGCGGCTCAGGCCAGCACGCCAAGTCTGACTGGATGGAGATGGAGAAGGAGCGTGGCATCTCGGTGACCACCTCTGTGATGCAGTTCCCCTATGGCGACTCTCTGGTGAACCTGCTGGACACCCCGGGTCACGAAGACTTCTCCGAAGACACCTACCGAACCCTGACGGCGGTGGACTCCTGTCTGATGGTGATCGACGCCGCAAAGGGTGTAGAGGACCGGACCCGTAAACTGATGGAGGTGACCCGACTGCGCGATACTCCCATCGTTACCTTTATGAACAAGCTGGACCGCGACATCCGTGACCCCATGGAGCTGATGGATGAAGTGGAAACCGAGCTGAACATCATGTGTG is a genomic window of Ferrimonas sp. YFM containing:
- a CDS encoding type I secretion system permease/ATPase, encoding MPDQILNEPEQQWHFSAQEDTFFDPLLDALLIACKMYGVPSSADELRAGLPLEDNRLTPDLLPRAAKRGGLSARLLRRRVEQIDNLLLPAIVFLQDGKVAVLTELSAESALMVRPEAGEGEVRLSREEFEQEYLGYVFYLKKQFRYDRRAPSSLKVNRRHWFWGTLQQSWKIYRDVFLASLLISVFAIASPLFVMNVYDRVVPNNAVDTLWVLAIGISIVFLFDFLLKQLRAYFIDLAGKKSDVLLSSQIFEKVMSIKMSARPSSVGAFAKHMQEFDSVRDFITSATVTALLDLPFGLLFIFIIIALGGWVSVIPLTAMVIVIGFSIWVQRPLRESVEESSRMASVKNATLVESLTGLESIKLAGAEGQLQKRWEQAVGHIAEWNVKTRRLASSASSVASFCIQMTTVGIIILGVYLIQQGDLSMGGLIACVMLSSRALAPMAQIASLATRYNQAKSALKLLGDIMELPVERPEEKRFLHKEQLEGHIRFNQVNFAYPEQRTLALNGVSFRIKPKERVGIIGRIGSGKSTLGRLMTAFYEPTEGEVLLDDVDIRQLSPTHVRHLIGIVPQDITLFYGTLRDNLKLGVPWIDDDAVVHAAEMAGVMEFVRQHPDGLDMPIAERGSNLSGGQRQSVALARALLLEPRILMLDEPTSSMDNTSEARFLNKMKESLKDRTLVLITHKASMLELVDRLIILDKGKIVADGPKEVVQEALRSGRLHVDR
- a CDS encoding HlyD family type I secretion periplasmic adaptor subunit, coding for MEHQDTHSSESQQQPSHQAATEPASPARGNNVPESDLQFTSDRMAVVLESSPKGARLLLWGIALFVVVALVWANFAELDEVAVGMGKVIPSKQLQVVQNLEGGIVESILVKEGDQVEAGQPLLRLDDTQFKATFRENEQAYDNLRVIVARLKDEASILRLMHESDQFRAPNLQVSSVYLNGLPKELNLLVAREREVLEGKINNLEAGLDVFSGQIGQKRDELIALKNKGASLKISYELAEEEIELKRPLVIEGVVSQIEFLQDQRSLNDLNGEREAIRLSIPMVEKETAELIQKQYEMVAKARSDALSELSTSESELNQMEESRVGFEDKLNRTLVVSPMHGIIQTINVSTLGGVVQPGMNLVEIVPLEGNLLVEARIKPEDIAFIRTGLDAVVKLTAYDFAIYGGLHGKVVHVSPDTVIDEEGRSFYLVRVETDRAYLGPEANPLPIITGMMTSVDILTGKKSVLDYLLKPINRARANALRER